In Monodelphis domestica isolate mMonDom1 chromosome 1, mMonDom1.pri, whole genome shotgun sequence, the sequence AGGGCGGGGgcgagtgggggggggggcgaggaaGGGAGACTGTTAAGACATCCTCCTCCCGCCCTCTCCGCTTCCCGCCTGTCCAATCGCCTCACACAGCGATAGTGTCAGTAGCATTGTAGTGTCAGCTCCTGCCCGTGACGTTGCGGTTCCCTTATCCCCCTCTAGTGCCGTCTGGCTGCAGTGGCTCAGActagaggaggggagaagaggaaaaaacgCTGAGTGAGTGAGTGGAGCCGGGGAGGGGCTCCTTAAAGAAACGCTACCATCGCTTGGCATTGTGGCCAGGCAGGAACTCCGGGGGAAATCTCATCCTCTCCATTattacccccaccccacccctccagAAAATTTGGGGTGGGGAACCAGGTGGGGGGATTCTGCAAGCATTTTATAAACCGGATTGCACTGAAAGAATAGATAATAAAGGCAAAAAACGGCAGCAGAGCCATCTCCAAGCAGCcgccctccctcctctctcctcctggcCATCTGCCTTGGGTTTTTCTTTGTGTCTGATCTTTTACTACTGAACTGagtgcaggaggaggaggaggaggagaaggagggtgCAGCACACACAGGGGAACTATGCCCAGTTCGCTCTTTGCAGACCTGGAGAGGAACgggagcggcggcggcggcggcggtggcagcggcggcggtggtggtggtggtggaggaggaggcggcggcggtggcggcggcggcggaggtGGAGAAACCCTGGATGACCAGAGAGCCTTGCAGATCGCGCTGGATCAGCTCTCGCTCCTGGGGCTGGACAATGACGAGACCGGCTCCCTGTACGACAATGAGCCCCGGAAGAAGAGCGTGAACATGACTGAGTGCGTGCCGGTGCCCAGCTCGGAACATGTCGCGGAGATAGTGGGAAGGCAAGGTGGGTATTTGGAGGAAGTTGGGTGGGCGAAAGAGTCAGAGagtggaaggaataaaaagggggGGTGCTCTCCGTGCTGGGTAGACTTGTGTgatgtggggtgtgtgtgtgagatatgCGACACTCAAAGCTGAAGTGAACTAGCGATGCTATTACGGGCGGTCCCCCCCAGACAAAGAAAGTGCAGATGTGGGTTTTATTGGAGCCTCGCTGCACCGGTGCCAAGATGCACTTTCACCTACTAAAATCACAGCCCTCTCACCCACCTTTCCTCTCCTTCGCCCCgggaaatttaatttaatgggaAATGCATTCAGGGGGAAAATGTGGTCCCTCCTTTTAAgagcatggggggagggggagattctgggaggggaggagaagtcAGGATTTCTAGAAACCGAAATGGAGCATAGAAGAGGAACAATGGGCACAGGAATCAAGACCATCCGCATTGGGAGGGAGTGATCTTCTTGCAGtcactctcctttctccctccaacTGATCTTCTCTGAAGGAATGTGTTGGGCACAAAGTGTTGATcagcattcccccccccccccccccagctgactTGTATTCGATTTTGCTTTTGAGCCCATGGCAACTGCCGTCTTTTCGGAGGGCTGGGGATCAGATAGGGCTTTTCCTCGAGCTTCAAGCATATCCGCCCTCCCTTCGAGTGCCCCCGCTCCAGTGTGTATGCATGAGGGAGGAAACGCCAAGTCGCCCCCCATCCTGCCCCGCTTCCCGGGGCTGCAGCCGCTGACCCCCCACCTCCGTGGTTATGCCTGGATAATcggtgtttctttttctctttccctgcaTCCCGGCTCCCAGGTTGTAAAATCAAAGCGCTACGGGCAAAGACCAACACTTACATCAAGACCCCGGTTCGCGGGGAGGAGCCTGTCTTTGTTGTGACTGGCAGGAAGGAGGACGTAGCTATGGCCCGGAGGGAGATCATTTCGGCCGCGGAGCATTTCTCCATGATCCGAGCCTCCCGGAATAAAAACACCGCTCTCAATGGCACGGTGCCCGGGCCGCCCAACCTTCCTGGCCAGACCACCATCCAGGTGCGGGTGCCCTACCGCGTCGTGGGGCTGGTGGTGGGACCCAAGGGGGCCACCATCAAGCGGATCCAGCAGCAGACACACACCTACATCGTGACGCCCAGCCGGGACAAGGAACCCGTGTTCGAGGTGACCGGCATGCCTGAGAACGTGGACCGGGCTCGGGAGGAGATCGAGGCGCACATCGCCCTGCGCACTGGGGGCATCATCGAGCTCACTGACGAGAACGACTTCCACGCCAATGGCACAGACGTGGGCTTTGACCTGCACCACGGGGGCGGCGGGCCCGGCCCCGGTAGCCTCTGGAGCAAGCCTACCCCCAGCATCACCCCCACCCCGGGTCGCAAGCCCTTCTCTAGCTACCGCAACGACAGCTCCAGCTCCCTGGGCAGCGCCTCCACGGACTCTTACTTTGGCGGGGGGACCGGCGGCAGCACAAGCGCTGCGGCTACCCCTCGCCTGACGGACTACAGCCCACCCAGCCCTGCGCTCAGCTTTGCCCACAACGGGAACAACAACAACGGCAATGGCTACGTGTACCCCGGAGGCGAGGCGACCCCCTCCCCAGACTGCTGCGCCGAGCTGCCGGGCTTCGATCCTGCGCCAGCCCCACCACCGGGGGCCCAACTCCTCTGGTCCCAGTTCGAACGGTCCCCTGGCGGGGGACCTGCGGCCCCGGtgtcctcctcctgctcctcttctTCCGCCTCTTCTTCCGCCTCATCCTCCTCCGTGGTCTTCCCTGGAGGCGGAGGTGCGTCCCCCAATGCCAACCTGGGGCTGCTGGTGCATCGCCGGCTACACCCCGGCGTCAGCTGCCCCCGCCTGTCCCCTCCCCTGCACGGAGTGGGGGGCGAGCACCATCTGGCGCGCCGGGTGCGCAGCGACCCGGGCGGCGGGGGGCTGGGGTACCCCGCCTACGCCAATGGGCTGGGCGCTCACCTGCCCGGCCTGCCGCCTTCGGACTCGTCTGCCTCGTCTTCCTCGTCCAGTTCCTCTTCCAGCTCCTCATCGTCCTCCTCGGGACTGCGGCGCAAGGGCAGCCGAGATTGCTCCATCTGCTTTGAGAGTGAGGTGATCGCTGCTCTGGTGCCCTGCGGCCACAACCTGTTCTGCATGGAGTGTGCCAACCGCATCTGCGAGAAGAGCGAGCCCGAGTGCCCAGTCTGCCACACCGCAGTTACTCAGGCCATTCGTATATTTTCATAAAGGCAAAACACACCCACACCCCCTCCCCCTGCAAACACACCCTCTTTTCTCCCAACCTTACACACTCCTGAGATCCAAGATGAGCTTTTAAAGCTGTAGTATctgcacatttttttttaatttaaaaagaattttttaaaaaagcgaCTTGCCAGGATATTTGCATCACATGTACTGTAGCCTGGGGAAATCTCTGTACCATCTAAAATGcatgctataaaaataataggCGCAAGGACATTCTATTAGTAATCCTTTCTACACTGTACTTTAAAATAGAAAGCCTCCAAAAGAATATCccctcaaatttttttctttaaagtagaaaaaaatgaataataataataataatgcctctATCGTGTGTGGACTTTTAGTGTGTCCCTCTTACTGGTGAGTCCCCTGGAAATGGTTATTGCAGAAATACAGTGGATACTTTTGGAATGTTCTTGAAAGGGCAAGGAATTCCTGTGAAACCATGATACTGCAgctttattaaagttaaagaaaCTGTAACATATCtcttatatatattaaaaaaacgtttaaaggttttaaaagagaaattgcattaatacagattgaagtattttattcttttttgacttgaaaaattatatttcatattgCAAAGATGTTTACAAGTATTTTAATTTAAGTTCAGTGAACTTTTTTGTAGCTGGgttaaatctttttattttagtatGGCCTTATGGCAAAGAACACTGTATTATTTTAATATCACACAATTGTGACAGAATTACAAACCATAAAATGTGTAATGCTTTGAACAGTATTCTGTTGGGATGGAGATTTTATAGGTtcagaaaaatcttttaaatctaCTTCACCCAGCATATTTTCTATTCAGtgatataaaacatattttattctatattattacaaaaaatggaaatgtttaaACATGTCAAAAGGAACCGTTGACGCTTTCTAACATTTGTATAAATAGAATTCAGTGGAAGTTACAAAAATTCTGTTGCACCACTAGTTTtagtatttctattttaatacatttgttTACCACTTGTTTATGTATATGTAGGTGACGTTACTTGAGCTTAAATGTACTTTACTgagcaaagtttaaaaaacaaagtatattttattttatgataaaGGGCCTTTAACCTCATGGTCAAATACTAATATTATATTtgctgagacaagatttgaaattgtatcaagagttttatttttctgacatttaaagTTCTACATAATAAAGGTAAAACTTAAGTAATGGTGCTACTtcattttttaagtatttctatataaataaagtaaaatattacaGAATATCAGTCTCTTGTGgtgatttgattcttttttttttttaagaaccagGTGATACAATAGTCTGTAGGAAACAGAATTctgttctccttttcttttcttctttctcctacttTTTTAAGGGTTTGATGTAGGCTAAACAGCCGGTAAGTTAAAATATATTGACTGTCATTGTATAATTTATGCACTTATTAGAAATAATGAACTTGAGAGCCACGAGTTCTATCGGGCTCTGTGGAGAGGCCTTTGCTGAGTAAAGGTGTGTTCTCTGAAATGTGCAGAGCAGCTGCTCCTCTATTGGAAGAGTTGTTTCTTTGTGATAAGCAGAGATGATCAGTTCTGGTGCCTTCAGGAGAGCCGGGGAGGGGCTTTCATTTAATCTTGATAAATGAGGAAGCTCTTGTTTCCTGATAGGTGTCTGGTTGAGGGGCAGGCTAATTGGCTTTGACAGGCCTGGGGTGTTAACTGTTTGTTGTTTCTGGgagtttttgtttgcttttgacAGTGTACACCTGCAGGCTGGGGCTGGATGGCTCTGCCTTTGGAGCGGAGGGCTTCTGTGCTTGACATCAACAATACCTTGAGAATGGTGTTATTCTTAGGAGTCCCTGGATTGTTCAAATGCCCCAGCACCCTTCCTGAGGCTCTGGGGGGATAGGAAACCCCCCAAACAGGCTTTTCTCTTGATGAGGGGGGAATACTGTGCAGTCTCCTCACAGGGTCTACCtgctctcctctttcctttagcCAGCAATGGCCAGTTCAAATCTCTGCAGTAACTGTCTTTGTGTGGCTGTCGCTATTGTTTAGCTTGTCTGATTTTTAGGACACTGATGGATGAGGTTCTTGTAGATACCAGTCAATAAGGGTGAGAAAATgatagtaaaaaaataataaaccagaGGGACTTGGTAAGCTTGAGCTTTTTTGCttaaatacagaaaaagacaTTACCAAGGACTAGTCAGTCCATAAGGGtgagaaaaataatagtaaaaaaaataataaaccagaGGGACTTGGTAAGCTTGAGCTTTTTTGCTTAAATACAGAAAAAGGCATTACCTAGGAGGTCTTAGGTACCTTTTAACTTGCACTTCCTCTCGTGGTTCATGGCATTCCAAGCATAAGTTTTTACCCCTCATTTGGCTATTTTTAATTATTCTGGTCATCAccaagattcctttttttttttggcactattagattttaacttttatcttttaACAATTATCTTTTAATAAACAAAAGGGTTCCGAATAACCAAAAATAATTCACAAGTCTCGATTGTGTTTCTATAGGCTTCCCTTAGGATTTTTGAAGTAGGTGATTCTAGCTCACAAGCTATTTTGGTGGGTGAGAAAAAGGTTTCATTTGGAGACATCTGTTGGGCTGTCCAGTGAGTCAGATTTCTAGAGGAGTCCCTCTCTGAACTTACTCAGAGTTGAGATGGACAGTTCCCCCTTGGTAGAAGGCTTCCAGAGGATGGCTTTTGTCCCATCTCCCAAGGGGATGCACTTAGCTGGTGGAGGAGcctgtggaaggaaggaagcagcttCTCGGTGTCAGGGTTGGCAGAAACAAGAGATTGTGTCTGCAGCAATTCCCCAACCTATTCCCCACCACTGGAAGCTGTCTCTGCAGCAAAATTCCTTGAAAACAGTTCTTCCTTCATCTATGGTtctatgtgtgtgtttttaaataacaaagaaaatactttttcaCATCTGGGGGGATGGTGTTGGAGGGGGATTCTAATGAAACCCCTGCTCTCTGACTGTTTCAGCATGTGTTATTTAATCCTTAGATATCTACTGTACACACTAACTGTACCTGCTAAGCTGTATGCTTCTATTCTTGGAACATGTCTGGGGCCATCTAACTTTTGTGGTCAGGGATCTTGGAAGGGAAAGAACCAAGAGGAGATGCCCTAAATGTAGAGGAGAACATGATGCAAAGGAAGCCTTTTCTTTGTAACTAAATAATAAATAGTGGATAATATTGGAGTTTAGGAAGTCTGGAGTTCCAatatagctttgtgaccctgggcaaggcactcagcctatttgcctcagtttcctcatatgtaaaataagtcagagaaagaaacagtgaatgattccagtatctttgccaagaaaaacccaaatggggtcaatgaAGAGTAAGACATAACTGAAAGAATATATACCTACTGTAAAATTGATTTGTGTAGTGCCAGGGGATTCCTGGTTCAAAATTGAAAAGTAGGTCAGTCTCCATCCcctatttctcccttctccccatctctcctttcttttctttcctccttttaccTCCTgagaggcaattaggtggcatagGGGGTAAGGATGCTGGACTTGAGACCTAGGTTACAATTTTACTTTCAGGCATTTAATTGTGTGATCTcagagtttcctcctctataaaatggggataataatagcctgtCCCTCCCAAGGTTGTGGTAAGGATCAGAGATAATATGTACAGtgcttgtgtaaaccttaaagacTGTATAaaagtgagctattattattgatgGTCCCTCCATGACTTCCTTCCACCGTACCTGGACTAACAATTGTATATCCACAGCCCTCAGAGGCCATGTAAATCtagccttattttacagataaggaaactgaggccccaagaagaaaaaaataatttggtcaAAGTCACAAAGAGCATCACAGGTGAGCTTTGAGCTCCAGAGCACACTGTTTCCATCGTACATCCCCTCTGTCTTTGAATCGCACACTTTTTCCAGACtgctttttctgtatttgtacTGCACTAATCAACCCCAATCAATTTAATTCAGACAGTCCCTGTGGTGCCTACCGTGTACAAGGTGCAGGTGGTATGTGAGCTGAGGATATAAAGATGAGAAACTGCCCAGCCTTGCTCAAAAGGAGAAAAGTAAATTCTAGCAAGATTGTGGATGAAATGCCAGAAATTCCTTTGATAAGTCCTTAGCAGGACACTATCTACTTATGAGGGACACAAATTCTTGGGTGGGGAACACAAATACTTAGGACGGAAGCACAAATAATTCTAAAATGATGCAGCATGTGAAAAGCCAAAGAAAGGTGACAAAGTGACCTAGGAAAACTTGAGGAAAGCTCATTTTCCTTTGTGGGAGAGAGGATCTGGGAAGACTTCGTAGAGAAGGTATCAtctgagctgaactttgaaggaagaggaagaattttgaagaatgtcatacattccaggtatgggggagCCCTGGGAAACTGAAATAGAGCAGTGAAATCTAAGAATCCGCTTTggctggaaaatagtatgggagaagCATCAGGGGCCGCTCTTAGGGAGCACTGCATATAGAGCTAGACTTTAGTTATGATCTAAGACATTCTACTACTAATAAAACTGGTGGCCAGACCAATGGTCCAATGTTGACATCCATGAATTAGTAACAGGTTTGGGATTTGACCCAAACCCCATCAGTCAGTTGCACTGTGGTAGGAATTTCGATCCCTTTGTTCCTTCCCCCAGGGATATTTTGCCTTCTAGTTATGGATTAAAAAGATAGTTGTCTCCTGTTAAAGGAACTTCTGATGTTTTATCCATGGAGtggtcagaattttttttttcagtgttcctTTCAAGCTGGCTGGCGAACTATCATTGGCACCCTTAgcttttctcttttgttgttcCCTTCCCGATGGGTGCTCCCCCATCCCCACCTGCCCTTTGTGCCTATTCCCTGCAACCTCCTTCCTAATTAAATACTGCTTGCTCTCATGACAATATTTAAATTCTGTTCTCATCACAATTTAATAAGAATTAAAGCCTTAAGCAAAAGGGCAATGTCAGTGGAATTTGAATCTTCAACCAGCAGTTGGGGGAGAGTCATTTTGAGGGAAAAGGTTCTTCCAGGTATCCCTGAAATGTCACTGATTTGTAGGCAGTTTTCTCCCCACAAGGCTTATGCTGCTTTCTATTAAATGTGGAAAGGGGGTGttatggattttttcttttcttttttaaacccttaccatctgtcttggaatcaatactgtgtattggttccaaggcagaagagtggtaagggctaggcaatgggggtcaagtgacttgcccagggtcacacagctgggaagtgtctgaggccagatttggacctaggacctcccatctctaagtctgactctcaatccactgagctacccagctgccccccccccaattttttcttGAAGGAAACAGTAAATCATCCTGAAATGTTGAAATGTTTGCTTCAGACAAACAAAGTTCACAAgatggaatgaaagaaaaatcagacaTTATCCCTGTTTCTCTAAATTCAACTATACAAAAATGAAGTTAAAGGCAATATGCTAACTTTTCTCTTATTCATGGTAACTAGTCTGAAAAACTGAGAAGTTTACAACTGCTAAGGAAATTATGGTGTTGGTACCAATATTATGGAAGAGCTCCCCAAAATGAAGACCTACTTCTCAATCTACCTTCAAAATTAGATCTAATGACCAATTTTTCAGTGTCTTGTTCTCATTGTCCTCAATGGTAATGATGCAATGAGTTTCTATGGCATTTTCAGGCCCCGTTTTACAGTAAATTTGAGACTGATTTAATTTGGGCCTAGAAGATGACAAAATAATTACTTGGAATATGAATTGAGTCAATTATGTGATCTACACACTATCAAAGGACAAACAAAGATTAACAACCAATGAGGTCTGACTGaagatttccttttttcctgattgaTTTTTGATGGGACAATTAAAAAAagtatcaattcaattcaactcaatgaGCATTCATGAAGGACTTACCAGGTACTAGGTGGGTAGTAAGGtagcaatggatagagttctggacctggagccagaaagactcctcttcctgagttcaaatctggcttcagatacttttagtcatatgaccctgggcaagccattttaaccctctttgcctcagttttcttacctataaaataagctggaaaaggaaatggcaaactactccattatctttgccaagaaaattccaaatgggatcacaaagagttgggcatgactgaaatgattgaataacaatgTGCTAGTTTCTGGTCTGGATGCTAGtccagtctctgccttcaaggaacttaaattctattgTGGGAAAAGTTTGAGCAGAAATATAGCATACACTCAGACAAGTGGAGAAAGGATAATTTGAGGAGAGAATGAGGACTAGTAACCAGGCAGGTGAAGAAAAATTTCCCTTAGGAGGTGGTACATGAATTGAACCTTCAATCAAGTAGGGGTtccaagagaggaaggaagaacatTTTAGACCTAGAAAATAGTCATTGAAAATCATGGAAGTAGGAAAATGGAATGCTGTTTATAGGGAACTCTAGGAAGGACAATTTGGCTGGATCTCTTGAATGAAGGAGAGTCCAGGGAAATTAGGCAGGAAAGATGAGTAGGAGTCAGCTGTCAAAATGCTTTAGAGGTCTCAGAGAAGagcttctattttatcctagaggcacaTAGGAGCCattaaggttttttgtttgtttgtttgttttgttttgttttttttttttgacaggaaAGTGATAGGGTCTGACTTGTGCCTTAGGAATATCACTTGGCAACAGTGTGGAGGAAAGATTGGAGAGGACAGAGATTTGAGGAAGAGAAGCTCCTTAGGAACCCCTTTTGATAGTTGAGATGAGAGGGGATGAAGGTAGTGGTAGTGGCCATGAAGGTAGATGTGGGTGTGGGTGGAATCTTGGAgatttggttggttggttggttggtttgttggttggttgtccttcatactaaagaggaccaaaaatgacatcactatgtggGGGTCAATGTACAATGTGTCTGACTTTGGATGACCTGATAGTTCCATATAAGCTTGGAAGACTTCCACAGGTCGGGTACAAATAGTTcgtatgaatattttttctttcagtaggttaaaaaaaatgtgcAAAGTTAGAAACATTTCcattttgacatttccttcaaGAGTTAGCAAGTTATTGGTATAGGAAGAATCAAGGGTGACTTCAATGTTTTGAACGCAGGGAACTGAAATGGTCCCAAgaccataagatcatagatttatgcttaaaaaaaaaaaaagaccttagaggccatctagtataagccattctttttttaagttttatttaattggtcaatttagaacattattccttggttacaagaatcataatatttccctcctctccctccaccccttcccataactaacttgcaattccactgggttttacatgagtctttggtcaaaaacttttttcatgttgttgatatttacactaggatgttcattgagagtctacatccccaatcatatccccttgaccatgtaatcaagcagttgtttttcttctgtgtttctactcccagtttttcctctgaatgtggatagtgttctttctcttaagtccctctgattagttcaggatcactgcattgccactaatggaaaagtccattacattcgattataccaca encodes:
- the MEX3B gene encoding RNA-binding protein MEX3B; protein product: MPSSLFADLERNGSGGGGGGGSGGGGGGGGGGGGGGGGGGGGGETLDDQRALQIALDQLSLLGLDNDETGSLYDNEPRKKSVNMTECVPVPSSEHVAEIVGRQGCKIKALRAKTNTYIKTPVRGEEPVFVVTGRKEDVAMARREIISAAEHFSMIRASRNKNTALNGTVPGPPNLPGQTTIQVRVPYRVVGLVVGPKGATIKRIQQQTHTYIVTPSRDKEPVFEVTGMPENVDRAREEIEAHIALRTGGIIELTDENDFHANGTDVGFDLHHGGGGPGPGSLWSKPTPSITPTPGRKPFSSYRNDSSSSLGSASTDSYFGGGTGGSTSAAATPRLTDYSPPSPALSFAHNGNNNNGNGYVYPGGEATPSPDCCAELPGFDPAPAPPPGAQLLWSQFERSPGGGPAAPVSSSCSSSSASSSASSSSVVFPGGGGASPNANLGLLVHRRLHPGVSCPRLSPPLHGVGGEHHLARRVRSDPGGGGLGYPAYANGLGAHLPGLPPSDSSASSSSSSSSSSSSSSSSGLRRKGSRDCSICFESEVIAALVPCGHNLFCMECANRICEKSEPECPVCHTAVTQAIRIFS